A single window of Bacteroidota bacterium DNA harbors:
- a CDS encoding rhomboid family intramembrane serine protease: MTFWSNIKSTFEQQSKLTVLIVLNVAIFLTVNLGIHIAHINLLPYLGLNAIAEEFIYKFWTLFTYMFTHEGLMHVVYNLILLFFSGQIFYSILGEKRLIYVYIMSGLAGGLIFMLLGFLAPEALFGHILIGASAAVMGVVAVVAIYAPNLPVNVFMLIEIPYKYFAIIVFVLSTLIDFSINTGGKISHIGGALFGLFYGYSLKKGNDLFNLSVFKRSNKNLKVVHRSQQTSTKSGQSDEAALNKLLDKISKSGYDSLTKQERDELFKLSNKK; the protein is encoded by the coding sequence ATGACTTTTTGGAGCAACATAAAAAGCACCTTCGAACAGCAGAGTAAATTAACGGTACTAATTGTACTGAATGTCGCTATTTTTCTCACTGTAAATTTAGGTATACACATTGCGCACATTAATCTGCTCCCTTATTTAGGACTTAACGCAATTGCCGAGGAGTTTATCTATAAATTCTGGACTTTATTCACTTATATGTTTACTCATGAAGGCTTGATGCATGTTGTGTATAATTTGATCTTATTATTCTTTTCCGGACAAATTTTTTATTCCATCCTTGGCGAAAAAAGGCTTATATATGTTTATATAATGAGCGGTTTAGCCGGCGGATTAATCTTTATGCTTTTAGGTTTCTTGGCACCCGAAGCGTTATTTGGACATATTCTAATTGGTGCCTCAGCCGCTGTCATGGGAGTTGTTGCAGTGGTTGCCATTTACGCCCCTAACTTGCCGGTTAATGTGTTTATGCTGATAGAAATTCCGTATAAGTACTTCGCAATTATCGTATTTGTCTTAAGCACTTTAATTGATTTTTCGATTAATACCGGCGGAAAAATTTCTCACATCGGCGGTGCTTTATTTGGCTTGTTTTATGGATATTCTCTAAAAAAAGGCAACGATTTATTCAATCTTTCTGTCTTCAAAAGGAGCAATAAAAATCTAAAAGTTGTGCATCGGTCTCAGCAAACTAGCACGAAATCAGGACAATCCGATGAAGCAGCGCTCAACAAACTTTTAGATAAGATTTCTAAAAGTGGATACGACAGCTTAACCAAGCAGGAAAGAGACGAATTATTTAAGCTATCCAACAAAAAATAG
- the mutL gene encoding DNA mismatch repair endonuclease MutL, which produces MSNIISLLPDHVANQIAAGEVVQRPASVVKELLENAIDAGATQIKLIVKDAGKSLIQVIDNGKGMSPFDARLCFERHATSKIKNADDLFNIHTKGFRGEALASIAAVAQVELKTRQQLDAVAQLIEIDGGKFVQQSECQAPVGTSFSIKNLFFNIPARRNFLKEDSTELRHIIEEFERVALPHYNIHFILYSNNNELFNLPAAGLIQRIMGLFSHNLNQKLVPIEQSTDVVKISGYVGKPETAKKKRGEQYFFVNNRFIKSPYLNHAVYEAYRELIASDAHPTYYIFLEVDPKTIDVNIHPTKTEIKFIDDKTIYALLHSSVKRALGKANVGPSLDFEAEMSFNLDAPTHNKTITQPTVSVNPDYNPFKTKSFSGGNSSVNTSNKKNWEALYDGFKNSNEELPEQTTFSNETAELNNETVIYKAFQLSGKYIVTSFGQNAVLIDQQRAHERILYEHFLNIKEQNPNSVQQMLFPIHMELSNNDFVLIQGLKSEFNVLGFDLEPFGKNNIVINGTPAELGELNAQQMIEGILESYKLNLLDKKIDMHDNLCRALAKNTCIKYGKFLDDTEMQTIISHLLNCNEPLYSPNGKPVMMEVEKEEIEKFFKR; this is translated from the coding sequence ATGAGCAATATTATTTCCCTTTTACCCGATCATGTAGCTAATCAGATTGCAGCCGGTGAGGTCGTGCAACGACCGGCTTCGGTGGTTAAGGAATTGCTCGAAAATGCCATAGATGCCGGTGCTACCCAAATAAAACTCATTGTAAAAGATGCCGGTAAAAGCCTTATTCAGGTTATTGATAACGGAAAGGGAATGAGTCCTTTTGATGCGCGTTTATGTTTTGAGCGGCATGCTACGTCTAAAATTAAGAATGCTGATGACCTTTTTAATATTCATACTAAAGGATTTAGAGGTGAAGCCTTGGCTAGTATTGCTGCTGTTGCTCAAGTTGAACTTAAAACCCGCCAACAACTGGATGCTGTTGCGCAGTTAATCGAAATCGACGGCGGAAAATTTGTTCAGCAAAGTGAATGTCAGGCGCCGGTTGGTACTTCATTCAGCATTAAGAATTTGTTTTTTAATATTCCGGCACGACGAAATTTTTTAAAGGAAGATAGCACCGAACTCCGTCATATCATTGAAGAATTTGAACGTGTTGCGCTACCACATTACAACATTCATTTTATATTATACAGTAATAATAATGAGTTGTTTAATTTACCGGCTGCAGGTTTAATTCAACGCATCATGGGATTATTTAGTCATAATCTCAATCAAAAGTTAGTTCCAATTGAGCAAAGTACAGATGTGGTGAAAATTTCGGGCTATGTTGGAAAACCGGAAACAGCCAAAAAGAAAAGAGGCGAACAATACTTTTTTGTAAATAACCGATTTATAAAAAGTCCGTATTTAAACCATGCAGTTTATGAAGCTTACCGCGAGTTAATTGCAAGTGATGCTCACCCGACGTATTATATTTTTTTAGAGGTAGATCCTAAAACAATTGATGTAAATATTCATCCTACAAAAACAGAAATTAAATTTATCGACGATAAAACTATTTATGCTTTATTACACAGTTCAGTGAAACGTGCCTTGGGTAAAGCGAATGTAGGACCAAGTTTGGATTTTGAAGCGGAGATGAGTTTTAATCTCGATGCGCCAACACATAACAAAACAATTACGCAACCAACCGTGAGTGTTAATCCGGACTATAATCCATTTAAAACAAAATCCTTTTCCGGTGGTAATTCATCTGTAAATACTTCCAATAAAAAAAATTGGGAAGCCTTGTACGACGGATTTAAAAATTCAAATGAAGAGTTACCCGAACAAACCACATTTAGCAATGAAACGGCCGAATTGAATAATGAAACAGTAATCTATAAAGCGTTTCAGTTGTCGGGTAAATATATTGTAACATCATTCGGACAAAACGCTGTGTTGATTGATCAACAAAGAGCGCACGAACGCATTTTATACGAGCATTTCCTGAATATTAAAGAACAAAATCCTAACTCCGTTCAACAAATGTTGTTTCCTATTCACATGGAGTTAAGTAATAACGATTTTGTTTTAATACAAGGATTAAAATCTGAGTTTAATGTTTTGGGTTTCGATTTGGAGCCATTCGGGAAAAACAATATTGTCATTAACGGAACGCCGGCAGAATTAGGCGAGCTAAATGCCCAACAAATGATTGAAGGTATTTTAGAAAGTTACAAGCTTAATTTGCTCGATAAAAAAATTGACATGCACGATAATTTATGCCGCGCTTTAGCAAAAAACACGTGCATTAAATACGGAAAGTTTCTTGACGATACAGAAATGCAAACCATCATTTCACATCTGTTGAATTGTAACGAACCTTTGTACAGTCCTAATGGAAAACCGGTGATGATGGAAGTTGAAAAGGAAGAAATTGAAAAGTTTTTTAAACGGTAA
- a CDS encoding rhomboid family intramembrane serine protease, whose amino-acid sequence MIYSQEFRPRSFNTLPPVIKNLLFINILMFIATQVFRESLGIDLVKILGLHFITAPDFKPYQFVTYLFMHGNLAHLFFNMFAVWMFGSILENVWGQKRFLIYYLITGFGAGLIQYLVFYLQMAPFLDTLNLVQSNLTVNTFEELVNTSSFQSKFSYEFMFQYDAFAREYNIALQDNPAKALSLASQFLIDFKHQYLNSHVVIGASGSLFGILIAFGMLFPNTMISLYFIFPVKAKWFVIGYGAMELFRGISNNPGDNVAHFAHLGGMLFGFIMIMIWKKNRNHFY is encoded by the coding sequence ATGATTTATTCTCAAGAATTCAGGCCGCGTAGTTTTAATACGCTTCCGCCTGTCATAAAAAATCTGCTTTTCATTAATATTTTAATGTTTATTGCCACTCAGGTTTTTCGTGAGAGTTTAGGAATTGATTTGGTTAAGATACTTGGATTGCATTTCATCACCGCGCCCGATTTCAAACCTTATCAATTCGTTACTTATTTATTTATGCACGGTAATTTAGCGCACTTGTTCTTTAATATGTTCGCGGTGTGGATGTTTGGTTCAATTCTTGAAAATGTATGGGGACAAAAACGTTTTTTGATTTATTATTTAATTACAGGATTTGGCGCCGGATTAATTCAATACCTTGTTTTTTATCTTCAAATGGCACCCTTTCTGGATACTTTAAATTTGGTGCAGAGCAATTTAACGGTTAATACTTTCGAAGAGTTGGTTAATACATCAAGTTTTCAAAGTAAATTCTCATATGAGTTCATGTTTCAGTATGATGCATTTGCCCGCGAGTATAATATAGCTCTACAGGATAATCCGGCTAAAGCTTTGAGTTTAGCCTCTCAGTTTTTAATTGATTTCAAACACCAATATTTGAATTCTCATGTTGTAATCGGAGCATCAGGTTCTCTTTTCGGAATTTTGATAGCTTTTGGTATGTTATTCCCGAATACGATGATAAGTCTTTACTTTATTTTTCCTGTTAAAGCTAAGTGGTTTGTAATAGGATATGGTGCTATGGAACTGTTTAGGGGAATATCTAATAATCCTGGCGACAACGTAGCCCATTTTGCACATTTAGGCGGAATGTTATTTGGTTTCATTATGATCATGATTTGGAAAAAGAACCGTAACCACTTTTATTAA